One part of the Sphingobium yanoikuyae genome encodes these proteins:
- the gshB gene encoding glutathione synthase: MTELNPLTVAMQMDPMEGIRIAGDSTFHIMLAAQARGHKLYHYLAPDLTYRDGRVLAKARPVKVQKVEGDHYALGEPEMLDLGRDVDVVWMRQDPPFDLSYITATHLLERVQEETLVVNDPASVRNAPEKLFVLDYARFMPPTMITRDLAEVKSFLAEHGEIVVKPLYGNGGVAVFHVGSNGANLSSLVELFKASWVEPFMVQAFIPGVAQGDKRIVLVDGEVAGAVNRIPGAGEIRSNLAVGGSAAKTVLTDREREICEAMGPELKRRGLLFVGIDVIGGEWLTEINVTSPTGIVSIDAFDGTDTGGMIWDAIDARLAARAAA; encoded by the coding sequence ATGACCGAACTCAACCCCCTGACCGTCGCCATGCAGATGGACCCGATGGAAGGGATCAGGATCGCCGGCGATTCGACCTTCCACATCATGCTGGCGGCGCAGGCGCGGGGGCATAAGCTCTATCATTATCTGGCGCCTGACCTGACCTATCGCGACGGCCGCGTGCTGGCCAAGGCGCGGCCGGTGAAGGTGCAGAAGGTCGAGGGTGACCATTATGCGCTGGGCGAGCCGGAGATGCTGGACCTGGGCCGCGACGTCGATGTCGTGTGGATGCGGCAGGATCCGCCCTTTGACCTGAGCTACATCACCGCCACCCATTTGCTGGAGCGGGTGCAGGAAGAGACTCTGGTGGTGAACGACCCTGCCAGCGTCCGCAATGCGCCGGAAAAGCTGTTCGTGCTCGATTATGCCCGTTTCATGCCGCCGACGATGATCACCCGCGACCTCGCCGAGGTGAAGAGCTTCCTGGCCGAGCATGGTGAGATCGTGGTGAAACCGCTTTATGGCAATGGCGGCGTCGCGGTGTTCCATGTCGGCAGCAATGGCGCGAACCTGTCGTCGCTGGTGGAACTGTTCAAGGCTTCGTGGGTCGAACCCTTCATGGTCCAGGCCTTCATCCCCGGCGTCGCGCAGGGCGACAAGCGCATCGTGCTGGTCGATGGCGAGGTGGCGGGCGCGGTCAACCGCATTCCGGGCGCGGGCGAGATCCGGTCCAACCTGGCGGTCGGCGGATCGGCGGCCAAGACGGTGCTGACCGATCGCGAGCGGGAAATCTGCGAGGCGATGGGGCCGGAATTGAAGCGCCGCGGCCTGTTGTTCGTCGGCATCGACGTGATCGGCGGCGAATGGCTGACCGAGATCAACGTGACGTCGCCGACCGGCATCGTGTCGATCGACGCATTCGACGGCACCGACACCGGCGGCATGATCTGGGACGCGATCGACGCGCGCCTGGCGGCACGGGCGGCGGCTTAA
- a CDS encoding YraN family protein, giving the protein MNRQQAEKRGRQAERIAAWWLRLKGWQIVGQRLRTPAGEVDLVARKGAMLAFVEVKSRATDAELDVAIDQRRLARVAASAEILWHQLARPGDDMRIDVILLAPGRPPRHLANVWHGG; this is encoded by the coding sequence GTGAACCGCCAGCAGGCGGAGAAGCGCGGCCGGCAGGCCGAACGCATCGCCGCCTGGTGGCTGCGCCTCAAGGGCTGGCAGATCGTCGGCCAGCGCCTGCGCACGCCCGCCGGCGAGGTGGACCTGGTCGCGCGCAAGGGGGCGATGCTGGCCTTTGTCGAGGTGAAGAGCCGGGCCACCGATGCCGAACTGGACGTCGCGATCGACCAGCGGCGGCTGGCGCGGGTGGCGGCGAGCGCGGAAATATTATGGCATCAGCTGGCAAGACCCGGAGACGACATGCGAATCGACGTCATCCTCCTTGCGCCCGGCCGCCCGCCACGCCATCTGGCCAATGTCTGGCATGGGGGGTGA